A genomic segment from Ignavibacteriales bacterium encodes:
- a CDS encoding DUF1385 domain-containing protein encodes MQSQENKEWIPTNPDYDPNKPMQVGGQAVIEGVMMRAPGSVATAVRRANGQIVVQQQVYKSVTEKYKWLNVPIVRGAVGLIDMMYLGIKTLNFSAEIAMLDVEIEEVKNNGAVGKNNSESKTKSHPKSQTKSQSKLVLIATLVFALALGIGIFFVIPLYLTTKVFAIEQTAMTFNFVAGAIRITILLLYMAGISFMKDIQQLFRYHGAEHKSVFAYELKGALVPNSVIKYSRFHPRCGTSFLLIVAFVAILSFSLLDAFLLMFLTSITLPIRLLTHLPFIPIVGGLAYEIIKFSAKHGTTWWGRLLIAPGLWLQRITTKEPTESQIEVALVALKCALGQDDPAKYILQPIPVTVSSTSLSAKV; translated from the coding sequence TTGCAGAGCCAAGAAAACAAAGAATGGATTCCGACAAACCCTGACTATGATCCCAACAAACCAATGCAGGTCGGCGGACAGGCAGTGATTGAAGGCGTCATGATGCGTGCGCCCGGTTCAGTTGCTACAGCAGTACGGCGGGCAAATGGCCAAATCGTAGTACAACAACAGGTCTATAAATCGGTTACGGAAAAATATAAATGGCTGAATGTACCTATCGTGCGCGGTGCAGTTGGACTTATCGATATGATGTATCTCGGCATCAAAACACTCAACTTTTCTGCCGAGATTGCAATGCTTGATGTTGAAATCGAAGAAGTAAAAAATAATGGTGCAGTCGGCAAAAATAATTCTGAGAGTAAAACAAAATCACATCCTAAGTCTCAGACCAAGTCTCAGTCCAAACTGGTTCTTATAGCAACGCTTGTATTCGCGCTTGCTCTTGGAATAGGAATTTTCTTTGTCATACCGCTCTATCTGACGACGAAAGTATTCGCTATCGAACAAACTGCAATGACATTCAACTTTGTAGCCGGCGCTATTCGCATTACCATTTTACTTCTCTATATGGCCGGCATTTCGTTCATGAAAGATATTCAGCAGCTGTTTCGTTATCACGGCGCCGAACATAAATCTGTATTCGCGTATGAATTGAAAGGTGCGCTCGTCCCAAATTCCGTGATAAAATACAGCCGCTTTCATCCTCGATGCGGGACAAGCTTTCTCCTCATCGTTGCGTTTGTCGCAATTCTCTCCTTCAGTCTTCTCGATGCATTTTTACTCATGTTCCTGACCAGTATCACGCTGCCCATCCGCCTGCTGACGCATTTGCCCTTTATCCCTATCGTTGGCGGGTTGGCGTACGAAATCATAAAATTCTCCGCAAAGCATGGCACCACCTGGTGGGGTCGACTATTGATCGCACCGGGATTATGGCTTCAACGTATTACGACGAAGGAGCCGACTGAGTCGCAAATAGAAGTTGCTTTGGTAGCACTTAAATGCGCGCTGGGTCAAGACGATCCAGCAAAATATATTCTACAACCAATCCCGGTAACGGTTTCTTCGACTTCTTTATCAGCGAAAGTATGA
- a CDS encoding U32 family peptidase yields MNKEEAVRRIELLAPAKNLETGRAAINHGADAVYVGAPKFGARAAAGNSLQDITKLVNYAHRYWAKVYVTLNTILYDNELDEALALIRSIHEAGADALIVQDMGLLELDLPPLPIFASTQTHNYSVKKIQFLEKVGFQRVILARELSLKQLREIRSSTKIDLEFFIHGALCVSFSGQCYLSQATQGRSANRGECAQPCRLPYTLTDSSGSVLEENKYLLSLKDLNLSEYLRDLIEAGVSSFKIEGRLKDINYVKNVTAFYRQRIDEIVEKDGSLVRASSGKTMITFQPHPSKTFNRGFTEHFIRRRSKDILSLHTPKSIGAYLGKVKQSERNCFILETAEILHTGDGICFFDAQNALQGTNINKIEGKKIFPSEAGGIEIGTTIYRNYDYAFAKELQADTTKRLVAVRMQFVETNDGFAVYIEDEDGVKIMITKVCEKTPAKNKNHAEETVRRQLTKLGDTIFVCEEMNVVWSQQYFLPVSVCNELRREGIHQLEEERLILYSRKISFIQPNNEPYPERQLDYLANIANRKAEAFYHRHGVENIEKAFELQKGTKGKTVMTMKHCLRFQYGLCMGKNISDAEPLFLQDARNKYQLEFDCEACQMRVVVSNE; encoded by the coding sequence ATGAACAAGGAAGAAGCTGTACGACGCATAGAACTTCTCGCTCCAGCGAAGAACTTAGAAACCGGCAGAGCGGCAATCAATCATGGTGCTGATGCAGTGTACGTTGGTGCGCCAAAGTTTGGGGCACGCGCTGCTGCAGGTAATTCGTTGCAGGACATAACCAAACTCGTGAACTATGCACATCGTTATTGGGCAAAGGTCTATGTTACACTCAATACGATATTGTATGATAATGAATTAGATGAAGCGCTCGCACTTATTCGATCAATTCATGAGGCAGGTGCAGATGCCCTCATTGTTCAGGATATGGGATTATTGGAGCTTGATTTGCCGCCGCTTCCGATCTTTGCCAGTACGCAAACGCACAATTATTCTGTTAAGAAAATCCAATTTCTTGAAAAAGTCGGATTCCAGCGTGTTATTTTGGCGCGTGAATTATCGCTGAAGCAATTGCGCGAAATAAGATCGAGCACGAAAATCGATTTGGAATTTTTCATCCATGGTGCACTATGCGTTAGTTTCAGCGGGCAATGTTATCTCAGTCAGGCGACACAAGGGAGAAGTGCAAATCGCGGTGAATGTGCGCAGCCTTGTCGTTTGCCGTACACACTCACGGACAGTTCGGGAAGCGTTCTTGAAGAGAACAAATATCTGCTTTCACTGAAAGATTTAAATCTTTCTGAATATCTTCGTGATTTGATCGAAGCCGGTGTGTCTTCCTTCAAGATTGAAGGTCGCTTGAAGGACATCAACTATGTGAAGAATGTAACGGCATTCTACAGACAAAGAATTGATGAAATAGTAGAAAAGGATGGGTCGCTTGTACGAGCATCGTCCGGGAAGACAATGATAACATTCCAACCTCATCCATCTAAAACATTTAATCGCGGATTTACGGAACACTTCATCCGGCGAAGGAGTAAAGATATTCTCTCTCTGCACACACCGAAATCTATTGGAGCATATTTAGGGAAGGTGAAGCAGAGCGAACGAAATTGTTTTATTCTTGAGACAGCAGAGATATTGCACACTGGGGATGGGATTTGTTTTTTCGATGCACAAAATGCGCTGCAGGGCACGAACATAAACAAGATAGAAGGGAAGAAGATATTTCCTTCTGAAGCCGGTGGAATTGAAATCGGAACTACGATCTATCGCAATTATGATTATGCGTTTGCAAAGGAACTCCAGGCAGATACAACAAAACGTCTCGTTGCAGTTAGGATGCAATTCGTTGAAACAAACGATGGCTTTGCTGTTTACATTGAAGATGAAGATGGTGTAAAAATAATGATTACTAAAGTTTGTGAAAAGACTCCTGCAAAAAATAAAAACCACGCGGAGGAAACTGTTCGTCGTCAACTTACAAAATTAGGTGATACGATTTTTGTTTGCGAAGAAATGAATGTGGTCTGGAGTCAGCAGTATTTTCTTCCTGTCAGTGTGTGCAATGAATTGCGGCGTGAAGGAATACACCAATTGGAAGAAGAACGATTAATACTGTACAGTAGAAAAATCTCTTTTATTCAACCCAACAATGAGCCATATCCGGAAAGACAATTAGATTATTTGGCTAATATCGCAAACAGAAAAGCAGAAGCATTCTATCATCGGCATGGTGTAGAAAATATTGAGAAAGCATTTGAGCTGCAAAAAGGGACTAAAGGAAAGACTGTCATGACGATGAAGCACTGTTTGCGTTTCCAATATGGTCTCTGTATGGGAAAAAACATTTCCGATGCAGAACCGTTATTTTTACAGGATGCAAGGAATAAGTACCAGCTTGAATTCGATTGTGAAGCTTGCCAAATGCGAGTAGTGGTAAGTAACGAATGA
- a CDS encoding GIY-YIG nuclease family protein, whose protein sequence is MSKHRYTVYILRSLKDCNLYVGMTSNIVSRLKKHQAGGVPSTKHRRPLEIVYSEECPDRETARKREIYFKSGPGHQETKRILERRVPTSSG, encoded by the coding sequence ATGTCGAAACATAGGTATACGGTATATATTCTGCGTTCTTTGAAAGATTGCAACCTCTACGTCGGGATGACTTCAAATATTGTTAGTCGATTGAAAAAACATCAAGCTGGCGGAGTACCTTCGACAAAACATCGTCGTCCTTTGGAAATTGTTTATTCAGAAGAATGTCCGGATCGTGAAACCGCACGTAAGAGAGAAATATATTTCAAGAGCGGACCAGGTCATCAAGAAACAAAGAGGATTCTTGAAAGACGCGTCCCGACTTCGTCGGGATAA
- a CDS encoding MFS transporter, with protein sequence MNKSNILSQENDPYAALRYPEFRNLVLGNFLLTLALLAQEIAIGYELYRVTRDPLSLGLIGLVEAVPFISFSLFGGHIADKYSKRKILLRSVGGVALSSIMLQIVVRQQGHISQAAFLIAIYLTIFIIGFCRAFLSPTATSLRAILVPIDLYENASAWGSSAWQVGAIVGPMMSGFLYAWIGFANTLLVVIVMVTASFFLFRQIGEKPVQVADDQSEIIASIKQGIGFVFKTKIILYSISLDLFSVMFGGVMAILPIYAEDILHVGAQGLGILRAAPSLGAVITLFLLTRFSPMHHAWRNLLISVTGFGISILLFAVSPWMGLSVAMLFIGGAFDSISVVIRATILQIMTPDEMRGRIMAVNGIFLASSNELGGFESGLAAKLMGTVPSVVFGGVMTLLIVTWVYFRTGDLKYVEVKKS encoded by the coding sequence ATGAATAAATCGAATATCTTATCTCAAGAAAACGATCCATATGCAGCTCTGCGATATCCGGAGTTTCGCAATCTTGTTCTGGGAAATTTTTTGCTCACGTTGGCGCTTCTTGCGCAAGAAATTGCGATTGGATATGAACTCTATCGCGTCACTCGCGATCCGCTTTCGTTAGGATTGATTGGACTTGTTGAAGCGGTCCCTTTTATTTCTTTTTCTCTCTTCGGTGGCCATATTGCTGACAAGTACAGTAAACGTAAAATCCTGTTGCGGAGCGTAGGAGGCGTTGCCCTGAGTTCAATAATGCTGCAGATTGTTGTACGGCAGCAGGGCCATATTTCTCAGGCAGCTTTTCTTATTGCAATCTACCTCACGATTTTTATTATCGGATTCTGCAGAGCATTTCTATCTCCCACTGCAACTTCTCTTCGTGCTATTCTTGTCCCTATAGATTTATATGAAAATGCTTCAGCGTGGGGCAGTTCTGCCTGGCAGGTAGGTGCTATTGTAGGTCCAATGATGTCTGGTTTTCTCTATGCATGGATTGGATTTGCGAATACCTTACTTGTTGTGATTGTTATGGTTACCGCATCTTTTTTCCTTTTTAGGCAGATCGGAGAGAAACCTGTTCAGGTGGCGGATGATCAAAGTGAAATCATCGCCAGCATAAAGCAGGGAATAGGTTTCGTTTTCAAAACAAAAATTATCCTGTATTCCATATCGCTTGACTTATTTTCCGTAATGTTTGGTGGAGTGATGGCGATTCTTCCCATCTATGCAGAGGACATTTTACATGTCGGGGCACAAGGATTAGGAATTCTTCGCGCAGCCCCCTCACTTGGCGCTGTTATTACATTGTTCTTGCTGACGCGCTTCTCTCCCATGCATCATGCTTGGAGAAATTTGCTTATCTCTGTTACAGGATTTGGTATTTCCATCTTACTATTTGCTGTCTCACCGTGGATGGGACTTTCGGTTGCGATGCTCTTTATAGGGGGCGCTTTTGATAGCATCAGTGTCGTCATTCGCGCAACAATATTACAGATAATGACTCCCGATGAAATGCGTGGCAGGATTATGGCAGTGAATGGAATATTCCTTGCTTCATCTAATGAGCTTGGCGGCTTTGAATCAGGACTTGCCGCAAAACTCATGGGGACGGTTCCTTCTGTCGTGTTCGGTGGTGTAATGACACTACTAATCGTCACTTGGGTTTATTTCCGAACTGGTGACTTGAAGTATGTTGAAGTGAAAAAATCCTGA
- a CDS encoding methylated-DNA--[protein]-cysteine S-methyltransferase produces the protein MEKIYYSSFNSKIGTIHIASTKSGVCKISIPAQTKKEFLVWLQKKFDGAELVETSTKNRQIIDELNRYFDRRLVKFHSRLDPVGTEFQRRVWCELKRIRYGKMISYKELAKRVGVQRGFQAVGKANGANPLPIVVPCHRVIGSNSKLVGYAAGLKTKEFLLRLEGALPV, from the coding sequence ATGGAAAAAATCTACTATTCGTCGTTTAATTCAAAAATCGGCACCATTCATATTGCTTCAACAAAATCGGGTGTATGTAAAATTAGTATTCCGGCTCAGACAAAAAAAGAATTTCTCGTATGGCTGCAAAAGAAATTCGATGGTGCTGAACTCGTCGAAACATCGACCAAGAATCGTCAGATCATCGATGAATTGAATCGCTATTTTGACCGGCGGCTTGTGAAGTTCCACAGCCGGCTCGACCCGGTGGGAACTGAATTTCAGCGCCGTGTGTGGTGTGAGTTAAAACGAATTCGCTATGGGAAAATGATTTCATATAAAGAACTTGCGAAACGTGTCGGCGTTCAGCGTGGCTTTCAAGCAGTAGGAAAAGCAAACGGGGCCAATCCGCTTCCCATTGTTGTGCCATGTCATCGCGTCATCGGATCGAATTCTAAGCTTGTAGGGTATGCTGCTGGTTTGAAAACGAAAGAATTTCTTTTACGGCTCGAAGGCGCATTGCCGGTATGA
- a CDS encoding UvrD-helicase domain-containing protein, whose protein sequence is MMKFLNDLNPVQAEAVKAANGPVMIIAGAGSGKTRVLTYRIAYLMACGVPAHQILALTFTNKAAKEMKNRIMKLVGDDAGNLWMGTFHSMFARILRKECMHLKFTPSFTIYDSDDSLSTIKKVMEKLNLPTQQFNPLAIRSRISNAKNQYLSPRKFADTVHELFDEKAALVYLEYQKTLERSNAMDFDDLLVKPIELFEKKKEVLEKYQYRFKFILVDEFQDTNRAQYQVIRLLGNMLKNIAVVGDDAQSIYSFRGADIRNILDFQKDYPGCQLFRLEQNYRSTKSIISVADELIHCNKERLKKKLWTSNPAGEPVTIVQCADDHDEGSQIVRAIQQESHRRKLDLKDFAVLYRTNAQSRALEEAFRKNAIPYEIIGGTRFYERKEIKDVLAYLRLLANPTDEVSLLRIINYPARGIGDVTIEHLQRFASEHSLTLFDTLKRLDEVRDLTDRAKNSLSEFSAIIDKYHSLRPQMTFSEWSRSLVDELGILSIFKEERTAESMGRWENVQELLSAISEFSNDKPDGTLESFLEEVALVSDIDTWEGEHNAVTLMTLHASKGLEFPVVMIAGLEEGLLPFYSSTIESSDVEEERRLFYVGITRAEQKLYITHTNLRYRFGDVTYPSESRFLHELGTENIERVGMKAQRQRAAASLLEFDKPASATRQLAHQKKKQEAALFSDVMPDYESESQEHFEVKRGAIVKHEIFGCGRVMVVSGKGDAQKAVVQFDSCGTKNLILKYANLKPA, encoded by the coding sequence ATGATGAAATTTCTCAACGATCTCAATCCTGTTCAAGCAGAGGCAGTGAAAGCCGCCAATGGTCCGGTGATGATCATCGCCGGCGCAGGCAGCGGTAAAACACGCGTCCTGACGTACCGCATTGCATACCTGATGGCATGCGGTGTGCCGGCACATCAAATTCTTGCGCTTACGTTTACGAACAAAGCGGCAAAGGAGATGAAGAATCGTATCATGAAGCTGGTGGGTGATGATGCGGGAAATCTTTGGATGGGTACATTTCATTCTATGTTTGCTCGTATTCTCCGCAAAGAATGCATGCATTTGAAGTTCACGCCGTCCTTCACGATCTATGACTCTGATGATTCGCTCAGTACCATAAAAAAAGTAATGGAGAAACTGAACCTGCCGACTCAGCAGTTCAATCCTTTAGCGATTCGCTCGCGCATTAGTAATGCGAAAAATCAATATCTCTCGCCACGTAAGTTCGCTGACACTGTACACGAACTCTTCGATGAAAAGGCAGCACTGGTATATTTGGAGTATCAAAAAACGCTTGAGCGCAGCAACGCTATGGATTTTGACGACCTCCTGGTAAAACCAATTGAACTCTTCGAGAAGAAGAAAGAAGTGCTTGAAAAATATCAGTATCGCTTCAAGTTTATTTTAGTGGATGAATTTCAAGATACGAATCGAGCACAATACCAGGTTATCCGGCTGCTCGGCAATATGCTGAAGAATATTGCGGTCGTGGGAGACGATGCTCAAAGTATTTATTCCTTCCGCGGCGCAGATATCCGCAACATTTTAGATTTTCAAAAAGATTATCCCGGCTGCCAGCTTTTTAGATTAGAACAAAATTATCGGTCTACAAAATCGATCATATCGGTGGCAGATGAGCTCATTCATTGTAACAAAGAACGGTTGAAGAAAAAATTGTGGACTTCAAATCCTGCGGGCGAACCGGTAACGATTGTGCAATGCGCAGATGACCATGATGAGGGAAGTCAAATTGTCCGTGCCATCCAGCAGGAAAGTCACAGGCGTAAACTCGACCTGAAAGATTTTGCTGTGCTGTATCGAACAAACGCACAATCGCGTGCACTGGAAGAAGCATTTAGAAAAAATGCGATTCCCTATGAAATTATCGGCGGCACGCGGTTCTACGAACGCAAAGAAATTAAAGATGTGCTTGCGTACTTGCGCCTGCTTGCAAATCCTACGGACGAAGTAAGTCTGTTGCGCATCATTAATTATCCCGCACGCGGAATAGGTGACGTGACGATCGAACATCTGCAGAGATTTGCATCGGAACACTCGCTCACGTTATTTGATACATTAAAACGACTTGATGAAGTAAGAGATCTGACGGATCGAGCAAAAAACAGCTTGTCAGAATTCAGCGCAATTATTGATAAGTACCACTCATTACGTCCGCAGATGACGTTCAGCGAATGGTCGCGTTCTCTCGTGGATGAACTGGGAATTCTATCGATCTTTAAAGAGGAACGCACGGCTGAGTCGATGGGACGGTGGGAGAATGTACAGGAATTACTCTCGGCAATTTCTGAATTCAGCAATGATAAACCAGATGGCACGCTCGAGTCGTTTCTTGAAGAAGTAGCGCTCGTTTCTGATATCGACACATGGGAAGGCGAACACAATGCCGTTACATTGATGACGCTGCATGCGTCAAAGGGATTGGAATTTCCTGTAGTAATGATCGCTGGATTGGAGGAAGGGCTTTTACCGTTTTATTCCAGCACCATCGAATCTTCAGATGTGGAGGAAGAACGGCGGTTATTTTATGTCGGGATTACAAGGGCAGAACAAAAGTTGTACATCACTCATACCAATCTCCGGTACAGATTTGGCGACGTCACGTATCCAAGCGAATCACGATTTCTTCATGAGTTGGGGACAGAAAATATAGAGCGTGTAGGAATGAAAGCTCAGCGTCAGCGCGCGGCTGCATCATTGCTTGAGTTCGATAAGCCGGCATCTGCGACGCGGCAACTGGCACATCAGAAGAAGAAACAGGAAGCGGCGCTTTTTAGTGACGTCATGCCGGACTATGAATCTGAATCACAGGAACATTTCGAAGTCAAACGCGGCGCAATTGTGAAACACGAAATATTTGGCTGCGGACGCGTTATGGTTGTAAGTGGAAAAGGGGATGCTCAGAAAGCTGTCGTGCAGTTTGATAGTTGTGGAACGAAGAATCTCATTTTAAAATACGCAAATTTGAAACCCGCCTGA
- a CDS encoding CotH kinase family protein: MNTSIVRPFLIFVLLSLILFLMNPDSLKAQSNSSIRPDDSYVANSVTFSSSNLPIIVINTHGGVILDNPKIEADMKIIYNGEGKRNTVTDTAYDYNGKIGIEIRGSSSQMFPKKQYGVETRNSVGENLDVSLLGFPADNDWILYAAYNDKTLMRDVLAYTLSRNAGKYATRTCYCELILNGEYMGIYILFEKVKQGKMRVNISKLDSTDTTGDALTGGYIIRMDKLDPGDNPSVVGWYSQVLPFPSIPTTKILYQYTYPKSENIRPEQKTYIQNFIKSFETTMNGAKYADSVNGYPKYLDISSAIDYMLVNELAKNVDAYRLSAYMFKDKDSKGGKLNIGPSWDFTNSLGNCDYYNAWLTEEWWMSYAKTNTGDYFAVPAWWKRLFYDSTFMSNAKNRWIELRSSQFTKLKIFGIVDSLAAHIDEAQKRNFVKWPILGSYVWPNKYYFKTYPEEITFLKSWINDRLNWMDTELAGTPLGVIDINSQQPSKFELYQNYPNPFNPATVIQYQIPVSGYINLKVYDALGREVATLVDGYKDTGRYEAQFSGSHLASGLYIARLTVIDEHGKYTNAKSMKMQLVK; this comes from the coding sequence ATGAATACTTCAATAGTAAGACCATTCCTTATTTTTGTTTTACTTTCATTAATACTATTCTTAATGAATCCTGATTCTCTCAAAGCGCAAAGTAATTCTTCTATTCGACCAGATGACTCATATGTCGCAAACTCTGTTACCTTTTCATCCTCGAATCTGCCGATCATCGTAATTAATACACATGGTGGTGTAATTCTTGATAACCCGAAGATAGAAGCAGATATGAAAATTATTTATAATGGTGAAGGGAAACGCAACACTGTCACGGATACAGCCTATGACTATAACGGTAAAATTGGGATTGAAATACGAGGTTCGAGTTCGCAGATGTTTCCCAAAAAACAATATGGTGTCGAAACACGAAATTCGGTTGGAGAAAATTTAGATGTCTCACTTCTCGGTTTCCCCGCCGATAATGATTGGATTTTGTATGCTGCTTATAATGATAAAACGTTGATGCGGGATGTTCTCGCATATACACTCTCGCGCAACGCTGGCAAATATGCAACCAGGACGTGTTATTGTGAGCTCATCCTGAATGGCGAATATATGGGCATTTATATTCTATTCGAAAAAGTGAAACAGGGAAAAATGAGAGTGAACATATCGAAGCTCGATTCCACCGATACAACAGGAGATGCGCTCACGGGAGGATATATAATAAGAATGGATAAACTCGATCCTGGAGACAATCCTTCCGTGGTCGGTTGGTATTCGCAGGTCCTACCATTTCCATCGATTCCAACCACGAAAATATTATATCAATACACGTATCCAAAATCCGAAAATATTCGCCCGGAACAGAAAACGTATATTCAGAATTTTATCAAATCATTTGAAACGACAATGAACGGTGCGAAGTACGCTGATTCGGTCAACGGATATCCGAAATATCTCGATATCAGTTCCGCCATCGATTATATGCTTGTTAATGAACTAGCAAAGAATGTCGATGCGTACAGGTTAAGTGCATATATGTTTAAAGATAAGGACAGCAAGGGAGGCAAGTTGAATATCGGTCCATCATGGGATTTTACTAATTCATTGGGCAACTGTGATTATTATAACGCATGGCTGACTGAGGAATGGTGGATGTCTTACGCAAAAACAAATACGGGGGATTATTTCGCAGTCCCCGCTTGGTGGAAACGTTTGTTCTATGATTCGACATTTATGAGTAATGCGAAAAATCGCTGGATTGAATTACGATCAAGTCAATTTACAAAATTAAAAATTTTTGGAATCGTTGATTCACTTGCTGCGCATATCGATGAAGCACAGAAAAGAAATTTCGTTAAGTGGCCAATTCTAGGGTCGTATGTCTGGCCGAATAAATATTATTTTAAAACATACCCAGAAGAAATAACATTTCTAAAGAGCTGGATCAATGATCGGCTGAATTGGATGGATACGGAACTTGCGGGTACTCCGCTTGGTGTTATTGATATCAACAGTCAACAACCCTCGAAGTTCGAACTATACCAAAATTATCCCAATCCGTTTAATCCGGCAACAGTGATTCAGTATCAAATACCAGTTTCTGGCTATATCAATTTGAAAGTTTACGACGCATTGGGAAGAGAAGTAGCAACATTGGTTGATGGTTACAAGGACACCGGAAGATATGAGGCTCAGTTTTCTGGCAGTCATCTTGCAAGCGGTCTCTACATAGCCCGCTTGACTGTGATCGATGAACATGGTAAATACACCAATGCGAAGAGTATGAAAATGCAACTTGTCAAATAA
- a CDS encoding extracellular solute-binding protein, with amino-acid sequence MQKRYVYVSVFIIVSVIIGIGWYPTLLDFFKVGEKNQPVKLYYADNISPSHQFAIDEFNRLYKGKIEVIPVNLPFSKFSTNERKEMLTRSLRSKSEKLDIFAVDLIWVPRFAKWCEPLDSYFSAEEKARLLSNAMRSCVFEGTLVAMPMYLDVGLMYYRWDIIRRLPDAAVIEKRLQESITWEEMAHLRKRLGYMNKPFFLFSAKDFEGLVCTFLELAVGYDPGFLKANTFPTLSLPAKKSLQMMVDFVKNGTTPLEVADFDEFLCNTYMLDHDAVFVHSWPDFVQNFRTSYRDTAKLRYIAKAPLPHFEGRPSTSVIGGWNLMVSKSSTKKAEAAEFIRFFQSEPIQRMIFERTGYLPAINSIYEDSVFLRNHKELIFLHRLLRRGFYRPALVEYTKFSDIISHFANLAIKQEISVDEALARTDELIRSNEVLIK; translated from the coding sequence ATGCAAAAACGATATGTTTATGTTTCAGTCTTCATTATTGTTTCAGTCATCATCGGCATAGGTTGGTATCCGACACTGCTTGATTTTTTTAAAGTTGGAGAGAAAAATCAGCCGGTCAAATTGTACTATGCTGATAATATTTCTCCATCACATCAGTTCGCCATTGATGAGTTTAATCGATTGTACAAAGGGAAGATTGAAGTCATTCCCGTTAATTTGCCGTTTTCAAAATTCAGTACGAACGAACGGAAAGAGATGCTTACGCGTTCACTCCGTAGTAAAAGTGAAAAACTCGATATCTTTGCTGTCGATTTGATTTGGGTGCCACGTTTTGCAAAATGGTGTGAGCCATTGGATTCTTATTTTTCCGCCGAAGAGAAGGCAAGGTTATTAAGTAATGCGATGCGGTCGTGTGTTTTCGAAGGAACACTTGTCGCGATGCCGATGTACCTCGATGTAGGTCTTATGTATTATCGTTGGGATATTATTCGCAGACTGCCGGACGCAGCGGTGATTGAGAAACGGCTCCAGGAATCAATAACATGGGAAGAAATGGCACATTTGCGCAAGCGGTTAGGGTATATGAATAAACCCTTTTTTTTATTCTCGGCAAAAGACTTCGAAGGGTTAGTATGTACTTTTCTTGAGTTGGCAGTTGGTTATGATCCGGGTTTTTTGAAAGCAAATACCTTTCCTACTCTCTCGCTGCCTGCAAAAAAATCTCTTCAGATGATGGTGGACTTTGTGAAAAATGGGACAACCCCCCTAGAAGTTGCAGACTTCGATGAGTTTTTATGTAATACATATATGCTTGATCACGATGCTGTTTTTGTTCACAGCTGGCCCGACTTTGTACAAAACTTTCGCACTTCTTATCGTGATACGGCAAAACTCAGATACATTGCCAAAGCACCTTTGCCTCATTTCGAAGGAAGACCATCAACCTCCGTTATAGGCGGGTGGAATTTAATGGTGTCAAAGTCTTCAACTAAAAAAGCGGAAGCAGCTGAATTTATACGATTCTTTCAAAGCGAGCCGATTCAACGAATGATATTCGAACGCACCGGGTATTTACCAGCCATTAATTCTATCTATGAAGATAGTGTGTTCTTGCGTAATCATAAAGAATTAATCTTTCTTCATCGATTGCTCCGTCGTGGATTCTATCGCCCTGCGCTTGTCGAGTACACTAAGTTCTCGGATATTATTTCTCATTTTGCAAATCTTGCTATCAAACAAGAAATTTCGGTAGATGAAGCTCTTGCTCGCACCGATGAACTGATTCGTTCCAACGAAGTGCTGATCAAATGA